A region of Faecalibacterium taiwanense DNA encodes the following proteins:
- a CDS encoding EFR1 family ferrodoxin (N-terminal region resembles flavodoxins. C-terminal ferrodoxin region binds two 4Fe-4S clusters.) → MVLYFTGTGNSRYLARRIAEGLEMPLYDLNACIKAGNTAPVQTGRDVVLVTPTYAWRIPRVVSEWLGKTALTGAERIWFVMDCGSEIGNAAGYNRQLAAQKQLQYMGTAQIIMPENYIAMFNAPRKEQARSIVEQAEPALQKVLAQLKAGREFPPPRENLYDRLMSGPVNPVFYRFFVKADAFRATDACIGCGKCVELCPLNNIRLENGKPVWGKNCTHCMACICYCPKEAIEYGKKSKGKPRYHFEALEKEQDV, encoded by the coding sequence ATGGTACTTTATTTTACGGGAACCGGCAACAGCCGGTATCTGGCACGGCGTATTGCCGAAGGGTTGGAGATGCCGCTTTACGACCTGAACGCCTGCATCAAGGCAGGGAATACCGCCCCGGTGCAGACCGGGCGTGACGTGGTGCTGGTCACGCCTACCTACGCATGGCGCATCCCCCGGGTGGTGTCGGAGTGGCTGGGCAAGACCGCGCTGACCGGGGCAGAGCGCATCTGGTTTGTGATGGATTGTGGCAGCGAAATTGGCAATGCGGCAGGCTATAACCGGCAGCTTGCAGCGCAAAAGCAGCTGCAGTATATGGGCACAGCTCAGATCATCATGCCGGAAAACTATATTGCCATGTTCAATGCACCCCGGAAGGAGCAGGCCCGGAGCATCGTGGAGCAGGCAGAGCCTGCACTTCAGAAGGTGCTGGCGCAGCTCAAGGCCGGGCGGGAATTTCCTCCGCCGAGAGAGAACCTCTACGACCGCCTTATGAGCGGCCCGGTGAACCCGGTGTTCTATCGCTTCTTTGTAAAAGCGGATGCCTTCCGGGCAACGGACGCCTGCATCGGCTGCGGTAAATGCGTGGAGTTGTGCCCCTTGAACAACATCCGTCTGGAAAACGGAAAGCCGGTCTGGGGCAAAAACTGCACCCATTGCATGGCCTGCATCTGCTATTGCCCTAAAGAAGCCATCGAGTACGGCAAAAAGAGCAAAGGCAAGCCCCGGTATCACTTTGAAGCACTGGAAAAGGAGCAGGACGTGTGA
- a CDS encoding alpha/beta hydrolase: MKFLYLHGLGQKPNSWDRVIKETKVSDRSASLSLAEMLEGKAATYKELYTAFSEECNKENDEIVLCGLSLGAVLALNYAIDHPNKVKALVLIAAQYKMPEKLLKFQNMLFRFMPNTMFKQFGFKKADVISLCGTMTELDFRDSLCKVSCPVLIVCGEKDNANKKASKELASYLSDSHFHELLKAGHEANIESPEELATVLQEFYDNVE, from the coding sequence ATGAAGTTTTTGTACTTACATGGGTTGGGACAAAAACCAAACAGTTGGGACAGAGTAATAAAAGAAACGAAGGTCTCGGATAGAAGCGCCAGCTTGAGCTTGGCAGAGATGCTGGAAGGAAAAGCGGCCACCTATAAGGAGTTGTATACTGCATTCTCAGAAGAGTGCAACAAGGAAAATGATGAAATCGTCTTGTGCGGGCTTTCCTTGGGTGCTGTTCTGGCACTTAATTATGCGATAGACCATCCGAATAAAGTAAAGGCACTGGTGTTAATTGCAGCACAATATAAAATGCCTGAAAAGCTATTGAAGTTCCAGAATATGCTGTTTCGCTTTATGCCGAATACAATGTTCAAGCAATTTGGCTTCAAAAAAGCTGATGTGATCAGCTTGTGCGGTACGATGACGGAATTGGATTTCAGGGATTCATTATGTAAGGTGTCCTGTCCGGTATTGATCGTTTGTGGGGAAAAGGACAACGCAAACAAAAAAGCCTCAAAGGAACTTGCCAGTTATTTGAGTGATTCCCACTTCCATGAACTTTTGAAAGCGGGTCATGAAGCAAACATAGAATCTCCGGAGGAATTGGCAACAGTGTTACAGGAATTTTATGATAATGTCGAATAA
- a CDS encoding C-GCAxxG-C-C family protein: MNIEERAAQAAAWKATGQCNCAQAVMKAFEDKLPVDADTLMKLGAGYAAGMGCMESTCGALIGAVMVAGIVTDGKGTPRISKELLQNFQEKCGATICKDLKGIENGAPLCPCPECVRNAVLALGEVLGE, encoded by the coding sequence ATGAACATCGAAGAACGGGCGGCACAGGCTGCCGCATGGAAAGCTACTGGACAGTGCAACTGTGCACAGGCGGTGATGAAGGCATTTGAGGACAAGCTGCCGGTGGATGCCGACACCCTGATGAAGCTGGGCGCAGGCTATGCCGCCGGCATGGGCTGCATGGAGAGCACCTGCGGCGCACTGATCGGCGCTGTGATGGTGGCGGGCATCGTCACCGACGGCAAGGGCACACCCCGCATTTCTAAGGAACTGCTGCAAAACTTTCAGGAAAAGTGCGGTGCTACCATCTGCAAGGATCTGAAGGGGATAGAGAACGGCGCACCGCTGTGCCCGTGCCCGGAGTGCGTCCGCAACGCTGTTCTGGCACTGGGCGAGGTGCTGGGAGAGTAA
- a CDS encoding cyclase family protein: MADYKLWNALKDAKKYRWVELSHSLNNESPYWSGIPEGSVELAKTVWDWGKPELECLIQTFKFPGQFGTHIDFPGHFIKGKALSEKYDVNDLIFPLVVIDISQQAKKDPRYAVTVEDIKAYEAKYGPIPDGALVALRSDWYKKWPDMDALSGIDAEGKENAPGWSLEALEYIYKVRNAAANGHETLDTDSSAVAEEKGDLACERYVLDNDKLQVEVLANLDKVQPAGAVVIVSYPRIEGATGLPARVWAVTE, encoded by the coding sequence ATGGCTGATTATAAACTGTGGAACGCACTGAAGGATGCTAAAAAATATCGCTGGGTGGAACTTTCTCACTCGCTGAACAACGAAAGCCCCTACTGGTCCGGCATCCCGGAAGGCTCTGTGGAGCTGGCAAAGACCGTGTGGGACTGGGGCAAGCCGGAACTGGAATGCCTGATCCAGACTTTCAAATTCCCCGGACAGTTTGGTACCCATATCGACTTCCCGGGTCACTTCATCAAGGGCAAAGCACTGTCCGAAAAGTATGATGTGAACGACCTGATTTTCCCGCTGGTGGTCATCGATATTTCCCAGCAGGCCAAGAAAGACCCCCGCTATGCTGTGACGGTGGAGGACATCAAGGCCTATGAAGCAAAGTACGGTCCTATCCCGGATGGTGCGCTGGTGGCTCTGCGCAGCGACTGGTACAAGAAGTGGCCGGATATGGATGCGCTGTCCGGCATCGACGCAGAGGGCAAAGAAAATGCCCCCGGCTGGTCGCTGGAAGCATTGGAGTATATCTACAAGGTGCGCAATGCCGCCGCCAACGGCCACGAAACGCTGGATACCGATTCCTCTGCGGTGGCGGAGGAAAAGGGCGACCTTGCCTGCGAGCGCTATGTTCTGGACAACGACAAGCTGCAGGTGGAGGTGCTTGCAAATCTGGATAAAGTTCAGCCTGCCGGTGCGGTGGTCATCGTTTCTTATCCCCGCATTGAAGGTGCAACTGGTCTGCCTGCGCGGGTCTGGGCTGTTACCGAATAA
- a CDS encoding 4Fe-4S binding protein, whose protein sequence is MMEKTQAKPLTAAQQRQRDKKRHTWLRTGVQLFFFVSMPGAFVAGFSGVKQIFLHIGAGEVLSVDSFTLSLLGLCGFTLLFDRFFCGYACAFGSLGDAVWALSGLIQKKLFHRKKQLRLPERAVLLGQKVKYLLLAGLVALYVTRQEKMLTGASPWEVFSCLTALHLPPEGFGVGIGLLVLILLGMAVQPQFFCQFLCPMGAVFALLPVLPFARLHRQSDGCIPGCNACKQQCPVCLKLEENSLRSGECIACEACVGTCPKQNIHRWDLALCKHPWLPVLGKALLFFLLGCWLGFCRFI, encoded by the coding sequence ATGATGGAAAAAACACAGGCAAAGCCTTTAACAGCGGCGCAGCAGCGTCAGCGGGACAAAAAGCGCCATACATGGCTGCGCACCGGGGTGCAGTTGTTCTTCTTTGTGTCCATGCCGGGCGCATTCGTGGCCGGGTTTTCCGGGGTAAAACAGATCTTTCTGCACATCGGTGCAGGCGAGGTGCTCTCTGTGGACAGCTTCACACTTTCCCTGCTGGGGCTGTGCGGCTTCACCCTGCTTTTCGACCGTTTTTTCTGTGGGTATGCCTGCGCCTTCGGCAGCTTGGGCGATGCCGTCTGGGCGCTTTCCGGGCTTATTCAAAAAAAGCTGTTCCACCGCAAAAAGCAGCTCCGTCTGCCGGAGCGAGCGGTGCTTTTGGGGCAGAAGGTCAAATATCTGCTGCTGGCAGGGCTGGTAGCACTGTATGTGACCCGGCAGGAAAAGATGCTGACCGGCGCAAGCCCGTGGGAGGTGTTTTCCTGCCTGACGGCCCTGCATCTGCCGCCGGAGGGCTTTGGTGTGGGCATCGGGCTGCTTGTGCTCATTTTGCTGGGTATGGCGGTGCAGCCCCAGTTCTTCTGTCAGTTCCTCTGCCCCATGGGAGCGGTGTTTGCCCTGCTGCCGGTGCTGCCATTTGCGCGGCTGCACCGGCAGAGCGACGGCTGCATCCCGGGCTGCAATGCCTGCAAGCAGCAGTGCCCGGTGTGCCTGAAGCTGGAGGAAAACAGCCTGCGCAGCGGGGAATGCATCGCCTGTGAAGCCTGCGTTGGCACCTGCCCCAAGCAGAACATCCACCGGTGGGATTTGGCCCTTTGCAAGCACCCGTGGCTGCCGGTGCTGGGCAAGGCGCTGCTCTTTTTCCTGCTGGGCTGCTGGCTGGGCTTTTGCCGATTCATCTGA
- a CDS encoding FMN-binding protein, translated as MKYKNFLLRAVNLLLILGVLWQYQQVALIRATAVSQRKQEIAEVEAYNASVLQAQSAAQAEQSGYRDGIYEGSAYGFGDVIQVSVTIQNGKMTDIAVLDASGEDKPYYKQALPLLDEMLAVQSAEVDTVSGATLTAEGLIGAVENALGKAAG; from the coding sequence ATGAAATACAAAAATTTTCTCCTCCGGGCGGTGAACCTGCTGCTCATTTTGGGGGTACTGTGGCAATACCAGCAGGTGGCGCTGATTCGGGCGACAGCGGTAAGCCAGCGCAAGCAGGAAATTGCCGAAGTTGAAGCCTACAATGCTTCCGTTTTGCAGGCGCAGAGCGCAGCACAGGCAGAGCAGAGCGGCTACCGGGACGGCATCTATGAGGGCAGCGCCTATGGTTTTGGCGATGTCATTCAGGTGTCGGTGACTATCCAGAACGGAAAAATGACCGATATTGCGGTGCTGGATGCTTCCGGCGAGGATAAGCCCTACTATAAGCAGGCGCTGCCTTTGCTGGACGAGATGCTGGCAGTGCAGTCTGCTGAGGTGGATACCGTTTCCGGCGCTACCCTCACGGCAGAAGGACTTATCGGTGCGGTAGAGAACGCACTGGGAAAGGCGGCAGGATGA
- a CDS encoding FMN-binding protein: MNKKRCHTLLPLVQLFPTVAAAAAVLFALPRTVPVLAAVPEKLTTVVEQPVEAASSEAEEETLPKLPYADGVYVGSSRGYGGAVRVQVTMENGSITEAEILDASHETKQFLRRAKRLLTTVVETQSWEVDAVSEATYTSRGILGAVQNALTGEVVNNPLPPQPKPAATLVVEEFTAPSIYLDGIYTAEAMGFEGQITVQVTVAEDKITDITILSAEDEEEYLSRAKQVIPAILEGQSPNVDTVSGATYSSTGILNAVKLALAKAAVAPAEKTAPEQTASEETAEGTAPSEAAEPGETPVTAPTVEVVQPEEKSAVPVWLKEVWQQLFPADAPASSEPEPASSEEVLPTSEPALPPEETGIESETEGAAE; the protein is encoded by the coding sequence ATGAACAAAAAACGATGCCATACACTGCTGCCGCTGGTGCAGCTTTTCCCGACGGTGGCGGCAGCGGCAGCTGTACTTTTTGCCCTGCCCCGCACCGTTCCGGTGCTGGCCGCCGTGCCGGAAAAGCTGACAACCGTGGTGGAGCAGCCTGTGGAAGCCGCTTCCTCCGAAGCGGAGGAAGAAACCCTGCCCAAGCTGCCCTATGCCGACGGCGTTTACGTCGGCTCTTCCCGGGGCTACGGCGGTGCCGTCCGAGTACAGGTCACCATGGAAAACGGCAGCATCACGGAGGCGGAGATCTTGGACGCATCCCACGAGACCAAGCAGTTTCTGCGGCGTGCCAAGCGGCTTTTGACCACCGTGGTGGAGACTCAGAGCTGGGAGGTGGATGCCGTTTCCGAGGCCACCTATACCAGCCGGGGCATTCTGGGCGCAGTGCAGAACGCCCTGACCGGCGAGGTGGTCAACAATCCCCTGCCGCCCCAGCCAAAGCCCGCTGCAACGCTTGTGGTGGAGGAATTTACGGCTCCCTCCATCTACTTGGACGGCATCTACACTGCCGAAGCCATGGGCTTTGAGGGGCAGATCACAGTGCAGGTCACGGTGGCAGAGGATAAAATTACCGATATCACGATCCTGAGCGCCGAGGACGAGGAGGAATATCTCTCCCGGGCAAAACAGGTCATCCCCGCCATTCTGGAGGGACAAAGCCCCAACGTGGATACTGTTTCCGGCGCCACCTACTCCTCCACCGGAATTCTGAACGCAGTCAAGCTGGCACTGGCAAAGGCCGCTGTTGCCCCGGCAGAGAAAACCGCTCCGGAGCAGACTGCATCGGAAGAGACGGCAGAGGGAACCGCACCGTCTGAAGCAGCAGAGCCCGGGGAAACGCCGGTCACCGCGCCCACCGTGGAGGTGGTGCAGCCGGAGGAAAAGAGCGCCGTTCCCGTGTGGCTCAAGGAAGTATGGCAGCAGCTTTTCCCGGCAGATGCACCGGCATCCTCTGAACCGGAACCGGCATCTTCTGAGGAAGTGCTGCCGACATCCGAGCCGGCACTGCCGCCGGAAGAGACCGGGATTGAATCTGAAACGGAAGGAGCAGCAGAATGA
- a CDS encoding ZIP family metal transporter, with translation MIQDAFWGILIPFLGTSLGAGCVFFLKNSLRDSVQRALTGFAAGVMVAASVWSLLIPAMEQAADLGRLAFFPAVVGFWLGILFLLLLDHLIPHLHQNSLQAEGPKSQLQRTTMMVLAVTLHNIPEGMAVGVVYAGYLAGTAQITAAGALALSLGIAIQNFPEGAIISMPLRAEGMKKGRAFWGGVLSGIVEPIGAVLTILAAGIVVPALPYLLSFAAGAMLYVVVEELIPEMSQRQHSNVGTVFFAVGFSVMMVLDVALG, from the coding sequence ATGATACAAGACGCGTTCTGGGGGATCCTGATTCCATTTCTAGGCACAAGCCTTGGAGCGGGCTGTGTGTTCTTTTTGAAAAACTCTTTGCGCGACAGCGTCCAGCGGGCGTTGACCGGCTTTGCCGCCGGGGTCATGGTGGCGGCATCGGTATGGAGCTTGCTGATCCCGGCTATGGAGCAGGCCGCAGATCTGGGCAGGCTGGCGTTTTTCCCGGCGGTGGTGGGTTTCTGGCTGGGCATCCTGTTTTTGCTGCTGCTGGACCATCTCATCCCGCATCTGCACCAGAACAGCTTGCAGGCCGAAGGGCCAAAAAGCCAGCTCCAGCGCACCACCATGATGGTTCTGGCGGTGACGCTGCACAACATCCCGGAGGGTATGGCAGTGGGCGTGGTCTATGCCGGCTACCTTGCTGGAACGGCTCAGATCACCGCCGCCGGGGCGCTGGCACTTTCCCTTGGCATTGCCATCCAGAACTTCCCGGAGGGGGCTATCATCTCCATGCCACTGCGGGCGGAAGGAATGAAAAAAGGCCGGGCGTTCTGGGGCGGCGTACTGTCCGGCATCGTAGAGCCCATCGGGGCAGTGTTGACGATTCTGGCGGCAGGCATCGTGGTGCCCGCGTTGCCCTATCTGCTCAGCTTTGCCGCCGGAGCCATGCTGTATGTGGTGGTGGAGGAACTAATCCCGGAAATGTCGCAGAGGCAGCACTCCAACGTTGGCACGGTGTTTTTCGCGGTGGGCTTCAGCGTGATGATGGTGCTGGATGTGGCACTGGGGTGA
- a CDS encoding methyltransferase domain-containing protein has protein sequence MSFFENTRKPVGLGGKIMVAMMNFGHSAMAEWGLRFLQPAPDAMVLDCGCGGGANIKTLLKLCPNGKVQGIDYSAVSVEKARKVNARAIAAGRCTVQQASVAELPFKAEQFDVVTAFETVYFWPELAQNFREVYRVLKPGGVFFICNEANGETTKDDKWTQIINGMTIYTDTALKAYLEQAGFCQIQSHKNKKGWLCVTAQKR, from the coding sequence ATGTCCTTTTTTGAAAATACCCGAAAGCCCGTAGGCCTTGGCGGGAAGATCATGGTTGCTATGATGAACTTTGGACACAGCGCAATGGCAGAATGGGGGCTGCGCTTTTTACAGCCTGCCCCGGATGCCATGGTGCTGGACTGCGGCTGCGGCGGTGGAGCGAACATTAAAACGTTGTTGAAACTGTGCCCCAACGGCAAGGTGCAGGGCATCGACTACTCAGCCGTCAGTGTGGAAAAAGCGCGAAAGGTCAATGCCAGAGCCATTGCAGCAGGACGGTGTACCGTGCAACAGGCAAGCGTGGCAGAACTGCCGTTTAAAGCGGAGCAGTTTGATGTGGTGACCGCCTTTGAAACGGTCTACTTCTGGCCGGAGCTTGCACAGAATTTCAGAGAGGTTTATCGAGTGCTGAAGCCCGGCGGGGTCTTTTTCATCTGTAACGAAGCGAACGGCGAAACGACAAAAGACGACAAATGGACGCAGATCATCAATGGCATGACCATCTATACGGATACTGCACTGAAAGCGTATCTGGAACAAGCAGGATTCTGTCAGATCCAAAGCCACAAAAATAAAAAGGGCTGGCTGTGCGTTACGGCGCAAAAGCGGTGA
- a CDS encoding SLC13 family permease yields MKLKQFIQQETVLTAAAVLAVVSAFFVLPDAQYLGYINLRTLAILFSLMTVMAGLRRQGFFDGLGRALLSRTHSTFQLTLVLVGLCFFGSMFITNDVSLLTFVPFTFVVLSRLGADVRRSLLIPVVCMQTIAANLGSMLTPIGNPQNLYLYGKSGMSTGEFVLLMLPYTLVSLLLLLAWAALVCRKASAALSVDELVSSSASQGDQKIILLYLVLFAVCLLSVIRVLPYGIAFVAVLVCALFADPHTLRAVDYSLLLTFVAFFIFIGNLGRIPAFSGWLQEFLTGREVLVAVLASQVTSNVPAALLLSGFTAETQALIIGTNLGGLGTLIASMASLISYRQIARELPQGKKQYFGLFTLSNLIFLAILLGVWFLLR; encoded by the coding sequence ATGAAACTCAAACAATTCATTCAGCAGGAAACGGTCCTCACCGCAGCCGCTGTGCTGGCCGTTGTCTCCGCCTTCTTTGTTCTGCCGGATGCGCAGTATCTCGGCTACATCAACCTGCGCACGCTGGCGATTTTGTTTTCCCTGATGACGGTCATGGCCGGGCTGCGGCGGCAGGGCTTTTTTGATGGACTGGGCCGGGCATTGCTGTCCCGTACCCACAGCACCTTTCAGCTGACGCTGGTACTGGTCGGGCTGTGCTTTTTCGGAAGCATGTTCATCACCAACGATGTTTCCCTGCTGACCTTCGTTCCCTTTACGTTCGTGGTCCTGAGCCGTCTGGGAGCGGATGTCCGCCGCTCCCTTCTGATCCCGGTGGTCTGTATGCAGACCATTGCGGCAAACCTTGGCAGTATGCTGACCCCCATCGGCAACCCGCAGAACCTCTATCTTTACGGAAAAAGCGGCATGAGCACCGGGGAATTTGTTCTTCTTATGCTGCCCTACACCCTGGTCTCTCTGCTCCTGCTGCTGGCTTGGGCAGCGCTGGTCTGCCGGAAAGCCTCTGCCGCCCTCTCCGTGGACGAGCTTGTTTCTTCTTCTGCATCTCAGGGAGATCAGAAGATCATCCTGCTGTATCTGGTTCTGTTTGCCGTTTGCCTGCTGTCCGTGATCCGGGTGTTGCCTTATGGCATTGCCTTTGTCGCTGTACTCGTCTGCGCCCTTTTTGCAGACCCGCACACCTTACGGGCAGTGGACTATTCCCTGCTTTTGACCTTTGTGGCTTTTTTCATCTTCATTGGCAATCTGGGGCGCATTCCGGCCTTTTCCGGCTGGCTGCAGGAGTTTCTGACCGGCCGGGAAGTTCTTGTGGCGGTTCTTGCTTCGCAGGTCACCAGTAATGTTCCCGCCGCCCTGCTGCTGTCCGGGTTCACGGCAGAGACACAAGCCCTCATCATCGGCACCAATCTGGGAGGTCTTGGCACTTTGATCGCATCCATGGCCAGTCTTATTTCCTACCGACAGATCGCACGGGAGCTGCCACAGGGGAAGAAGCAGTATTTTGGGCTGTTCACCCTGTCCAACCTGATCTTCCTTGCGATCCTGCTGGGTGTGTGGTTTTTGCTCCGCTGA
- a CDS encoding threonine/serine exporter family protein, whose translation MIQVFSQLLSAALGSVGFGLIFNLNRRYLLAAGVGGLLAWLAYLLAANTLHSVFLANLLAGFCAALYAEILARCCNAPSTPFFITAAIPLIPGSTLYYCMNAVVSNDLSAAEHFGEQTFLAALGIAGGMAIAWCLADLSRKLHALAIRSSGK comes from the coding sequence ATGATACAGGTTTTTTCGCAGTTGCTCAGTGCTGCCCTTGGTTCGGTCGGTTTCGGACTGATCTTCAATCTGAACCGGCGCTACTTACTCGCCGCCGGTGTAGGCGGACTTCTGGCATGGCTGGCTTATCTTCTTGCCGCCAACACCCTGCACAGCGTCTTTCTTGCCAATCTGTTGGCCGGTTTCTGTGCCGCTCTGTATGCCGAAATTCTTGCCCGATGCTGCAATGCACCCTCTACGCCTTTCTTCATCACTGCTGCCATTCCCCTCATTCCCGGAAGCACCCTCTACTACTGCATGAACGCAGTCGTCTCCAATGATTTGTCTGCTGCAGAGCATTTCGGAGAGCAGACCTTTCTGGCCGCTCTTGGAATTGCCGGCGGTATGGCAATCGCATGGTGCCTGGCCGATTTGAGCCGGAAGCTGCACGCACTTGCAATCCGTTCTTCGGGAAAGTAG
- a CDS encoding threonine/serine exporter family protein, whose protein sequence is MEETEISHFLHILVRMGEALQNSGAEVFRVEDTLNRIAIAYGAEDVNVFVITSSIVVTLTMPSLPPQTETRRLRHAASNDLLTLEKLNALSRRICTAPPSIEEFQRQLNAILAQHPDPRLHLAGSVLAASSFAIFFGGNLWDGLLAGGIAVLICWMERYLSPFCMNGVEFQFIASFLSGVSTLLLCRFGMQFHADKVLIGIIMLLIPGIMLTNSIRDILLGDIISGSLRLVEAILMAATLALGMMAAIWLMGGISA, encoded by the coding sequence GTGGAAGAGACCGAGATCAGTCATTTTCTCCACATTCTGGTCCGAATGGGCGAAGCTTTACAAAACAGCGGCGCAGAAGTATTCCGCGTTGAGGACACTTTGAACCGGATCGCAATCGCCTATGGGGCAGAAGATGTGAATGTATTCGTGATCACATCCAGCATCGTGGTCACGCTTACCATGCCCTCGCTGCCGCCGCAGACCGAGACCCGCCGCCTGCGTCACGCTGCCAGCAATGACCTGCTGACATTGGAAAAGCTCAATGCGCTCAGCCGCCGTATCTGCACAGCGCCTCCTTCCATAGAAGAGTTTCAGCGCCAGCTGAATGCCATTCTGGCACAGCATCCGGACCCAAGACTGCATCTTGCCGGCAGTGTGTTGGCTGCTTCCAGTTTTGCCATCTTCTTTGGTGGAAATCTCTGGGACGGCCTGCTGGCCGGCGGCATTGCCGTTCTGATTTGCTGGATGGAGCGCTATCTCTCGCCTTTTTGTATGAATGGCGTAGAATTTCAGTTTATAGCATCATTTCTCAGCGGTGTCTCCACTCTGCTGCTCTGCCGCTTTGGGATGCAGTTTCATGCCGATAAAGTTCTGATTGGTATCATCATGCTGCTGATTCCCGGCATCATGCTGACAAATTCCATCCGGGACATCTTACTTGGGGACATTATTTCCGGCTCTCTTCGACTGGTGGAAGCCATTCTGATGGCCGCCACCCTTGCACTCGGCATGATGGCCGCCATCTGGTTGATGGGAGGAATTTCCGCATGA
- a CDS encoding Hsp20/alpha crystallin family protein codes for MFMPAVFHENLFDDFFDPFWNDGALERAMNREERETFGKRGANMMKTDVKQTADGNYDVAVDLPGCKKEDVQMELSDGYLTIQAVRNHSNDEKDNNGRYLRRETFSGTCARSFYVGDAVKKEDIHAKFEDGILHIVLPAPQQQKALPANPNLIEIE; via the coding sequence ATGTTTATGCCTGCTGTTTTCCATGAAAATCTGTTCGATGATTTCTTTGATCCGTTCTGGAACGACGGTGCGCTGGAGCGTGCAATGAATCGTGAAGAGCGTGAGACCTTCGGCAAGCGCGGCGCAAACATGATGAAAACCGATGTGAAGCAGACCGCCGATGGCAACTATGATGTGGCTGTTGACCTGCCCGGCTGCAAGAAGGAAGACGTTCAGATGGAGCTGAGTGACGGCTACCTGACCATTCAGGCCGTCCGCAACCACTCCAATGACGAGAAGGACAACAATGGCCGTTATCTGCGCCGTGAGACCTTCTCCGGTACCTGTGCCCGCAGCTTCTATGTGGGTGATGCCGTGAAGAAGGAGGACATCCACGCAAAGTTCGAGGATGGCATCCTGCACATCGTACTGCCCGCACCGCAGCAGCAGAAGGCTCTGCCTGCGAATCCCAATCTCATTGAAATCGAATAA
- a CDS encoding oxaloacetate decarboxylase, giving the protein MLHLSSWMTTLPMMLIGMVGILLVIGVIVLAVMLLNRLTSRK; this is encoded by the coding sequence ATGCTTCATCTTTCTTCGTGGATGACCACCCTGCCCATGATGCTCATCGGCATGGTCGGCATTCTTCTCGTCATTGGTGTTATTGTCCTGGCTGTGATGCTGCTCAACCGGCTGACAAGTCGGAAATAA